One Bacteroidota bacterium DNA segment encodes these proteins:
- a CDS encoding ATPase, T2SS/T4P/T4SS family, translated as MPTSSRPQQTPAGADGSTEAGREGRYRELMERYLGPRVVEAFADDDVTEVYVNGDGRLRLDTHSRGKVLAGVQLRAARVEQFLHAVAAFHGDALHGGTPTVQAELPDATFGGARLQGFLSPLAEASCFVIRKRASRVFDLDSYVPTVMTAKQRTALRDAVVAHENILVCGGTGSGKTTLCNALLKEMTDLFPEERIVVLEDTGELQCAADDHLQLRTSDDVSLADLVRHTLRCTPDRIVVGEVRDEAALHLLDAWATGHPGGCATLHATTALG; from the coding sequence GTGCCCACGTCCTCCCGCCCTCAACAGACCCCGGCCGGCGCCGACGGGAGCACCGAAGCGGGGCGTGAGGGCCGCTACCGCGAGCTCATGGAGCGGTACCTCGGCCCGCGCGTCGTCGAGGCCTTCGCCGACGACGACGTAACCGAGGTCTACGTCAACGGCGACGGCCGGCTGCGTCTCGACACGCACTCACGGGGCAAGGTGCTCGCGGGCGTCCAGCTCCGCGCCGCCCGCGTTGAGCAGTTCCTGCACGCCGTGGCCGCCTTCCACGGCGACGCGCTCCACGGCGGCACGCCGACCGTCCAGGCCGAGCTCCCCGACGCCACGTTCGGGGGCGCCCGCCTCCAGGGCTTCCTATCGCCACTGGCGGAGGCCTCGTGCTTCGTGATCCGCAAGCGGGCCTCGCGCGTGTTCGACCTCGACAGCTACGTCCCCACCGTGATGACGGCAAAACAGCGGACCGCGCTCCGCGACGCCGTCGTGGCCCACGAGAACATCCTGGTCTGCGGAGGGACCGGATCGGGCAAGACGACGCTCTGCAACGCGCTCTTGAAGGAGATGACCGACCTGTTCCCCGAGGAGCGGATCGTGGTCCTGGAGGACACGGGCGAGCTCCAGTGCGCGGCCGACGACCACTTGCAGCTCCGAACCTCCGACGACGTGTCGCTCGCCGACCTCGTCCGGCACACGCTCCGCTGCACGCCCGACCGAATCGTCGTGGGCGAGGTCCGCGACGAGGCGGCGCTCCACCTCTTGGACGCCTGGGCGACGGGCCACCCCGGCGGGTGCGCGACGCTCCACGCGACGACGGCGCTCGGG
- a CDS encoding S26 family signal peptidase, translating into MLEERGVPRCQDARWARRLRLWSVALGTAVLVVAVGTLLGVRVNTTPSLPRGLYIASALGERPVARGDLVAACPDTAAIQRLGRYWTNGRCPGGTGRPNGVRPLAKPAAGLPGDTVRVDRSGVWVGGRLLPSSAPLVRDRAGRRVRPELGVRVLGPGEYWLHSGRVPTSIDSRYAGPVRVVLERLRPLWTED; encoded by the coding sequence ATGCTAGAAGAACGTGGAGTACCGCGCTGCCAGGACGCCCGTTGGGCGCGCCGCCTGCGTCTGTGGTCCGTTGCGCTCGGCACAGCCGTGCTCGTCGTGGCGGTGGGGACACTGCTCGGCGTCCGCGTCAACACCACGCCCAGCCTTCCGAGAGGGCTCTACATCGCCTCGGCACTGGGAGAGCGCCCGGTCGCACGGGGCGACTTGGTGGCCGCGTGCCCGGACACGGCAGCGATCCAACGTCTCGGCCGGTACTGGACGAACGGGCGGTGTCCCGGAGGCACCGGTCGCCCCAACGGCGTCCGCCCGCTCGCGAAGCCGGCCGCGGGCCTCCCAGGCGACACCGTCCGCGTCGACCGCAGCGGCGTCTGGGTAGGGGGGAGGCTCCTGCCGTCGAGCGCGCCGCTCGTCCGCGACCGTGCGGGACGGCGCGTCCGGCCCGAACTCGGGGTGCGCGTCCTCGGACCTGGCGAGTACTGGCTTCACTCGGGGCGGGTGCCCACGTCGATCGACTCCCGCTACGCAGGCCCCGTCCGCGTCGTCCTCGAACGGCTCCGGCCGCTCTGGACGGAGGACTGA